From the genome of Methanobrevibacter smithii ATCC 35061, one region includes:
- the fdhF gene encoding formate dehydrogenase subunit alpha produces MLLINLYYLNKLFGDYKMVEIKYVPTICPYCGTGCGLNFVVKDDKIVGVEPYKRHPVNEGKVCPKGNFGYEFINREDRLTTPLIKENGEFREASWDEALDLVANKLKEVSDDDPNKVGFYACARSPNENIYITQKLARVACGTQNVDHCARICHGPTVAGLATTFGSGAMTNGFDSIKEADYIFCIGSNNMEAHPLFGRKLIQAQKNGAKLVVLDPRYTPTAKIADEYVQFKTGTDVALMNGMIKVIIDNDLQDDEFIKNRTKGFDELKETVQKYDLETVSEITHIAPEVIEELAIEYAKADKAAIVYSLGITEHSHGADNVMSTANLAMLTGNIGREGTGVNPLRGQNNVQGACDMGALPSDYVGYRKVADQETTDWFNEYYGTNLPAKPGLTLVEMMNAAHAGDLKVLYIHGEDPVLSDADIKHTKEALANLDMLIVQELFMTDTAQCADVVLPAAGWGEQEGTFTNGERRVQCLHKAQEPPEGAMLDWKIMEEIAVRMGVPREKFHYESAEEIFEEIRECAPIFAGMNRERLDTPEALHWPCPSVDDPCQPLMHKDKFAHPDGLGIFQALEHRGPVEVPDEEYPLLLTTTRVLFHYHAAMTRRCKTLDNEVKTGFIEINTEDAKELGILNNEIVKASSRRGEIEIPARVTDDIKKGIVNIPMHFTECAANMLTNSDSFDPKCKMVELKACAIKVEKIEE; encoded by the coding sequence ATGCTTCTTATTAATTTATATTATTTAAATAAATTATTTGGAGATTATAAAATGGTTGAGATAAAATATGTCCCAACAATTTGTCCATACTGTGGTACTGGATGTGGACTTAACTTCGTTGTAAAGGATGATAAAATTGTAGGTGTCGAACCATATAAAAGACACCCAGTAAATGAAGGAAAAGTATGTCCAAAAGGTAACTTTGGCTATGAATTTATTAATAGGGAAGATAGATTAACAACTCCATTAATCAAAGAAAATGGGGAATTTAGGGAAGCTTCTTGGGATGAAGCTTTAGATTTAGTTGCTAATAAACTTAAAGAAGTATCTGATGATGATCCAAATAAAGTTGGATTCTATGCATGTGCTCGTTCACCAAACGAAAACATTTACATTACTCAAAAATTAGCTAGGGTAGCTTGTGGTACTCAAAACGTTGACCACTGTGCACGTATTTGTCACGGACCTACTGTAGCTGGTCTTGCTACCACCTTTGGTTCAGGTGCTATGACCAACGGATTCGACAGTATTAAAGAAGCAGACTACATATTCTGTATTGGTTCAAACAACATGGAAGCACACCCATTGTTTGGTCGTAAATTAATCCAAGCTCAAAAAAATGGTGCTAAATTAGTTGTTCTAGATCCAAGATACACTCCAACTGCTAAAATAGCTGATGAATATGTACAATTCAAAACAGGTACTGACGTAGCATTAATGAATGGTATGATTAAAGTTATTATTGATAATGACTTACAAGATGACGAATTTATTAAAAACAGAACAAAAGGTTTCGATGAACTTAAAGAAACAGTACAAAAATACGACCTTGAAACTGTATCTGAAATCACTCACATTGCACCAGAAGTCATTGAAGAATTAGCTATTGAATATGCTAAAGCTGATAAAGCAGCTATTGTTTACTCATTAGGTATTACTGAACACTCTCACGGTGCAGATAACGTAATGTCTACTGCTAACTTAGCTATGTTAACCGGTAACATCGGAAGAGAAGGTACTGGTGTAAACCCATTAAGAGGACAAAACAACGTACAAGGTGCTTGTGATATGGGTGCATTACCTTCAGATTATGTAGGTTACAGAAAAGTAGCAGATCAAGAAACTACTGACTGGTTCAATGAATATTATGGAACAAACCTTCCTGCAAAACCAGGTTTAACCTTAGTAGAAATGATGAATGCAGCTCATGCTGGTGACTTAAAAGTATTATACATCCATGGAGAAGACCCAGTACTTTCTGATGCAGATATCAAACATACTAAAGAAGCATTAGCTAACTTAGACATGTTAATTGTTCAAGAATTATTCATGACTGATACTGCACAATGTGCTGATGTTGTTTTACCTGCAGCAGGTTGGGGTGAACAAGAAGGAACATTCACCAACGGTGAAAGAAGAGTACAATGTTTACACAAAGCTCAAGAACCACCTGAAGGCGCAATGTTAGATTGGAAAATTATGGAAGAAATCGCAGTTAGAATGGGAGTTCCAAGAGAAAAATTCCATTACGAATCTGCTGAAGAAATCTTTGAAGAAATCAGAGAATGTGCTCCAATCTTCGCTGGTATGAACCGTGAAAGATTAGACACTCCTGAAGCTCTCCACTGGCCATGTCCATCTGTTGACGACCCATGTCAACCATTAATGCACAAAGATAAATTTGCACATCCTGATGGATTAGGTATTTTCCAAGCATTAGAACACAGAGGTCCTGTAGAAGTTCCTGATGAAGAATATCCATTGTTATTAACTACTACTAGGGTTTTATTCCACTATCACGCAGCTATGACTAGAAGATGTAAAACTTTAGACAACGAAGTTAAAACTGGATTTATAGAAATCAATACAGAAGATGCTAAAGAATTAGGAATTCTCAATAATGAAATAGTTAAAGCTAGTTCCAGAAGAGGAGAAATTGAAATTCCTGCAAGAGTAACTGATGACATTAAGAAAGGTATTGTAAACATACCTATGCACTTTACTGAATGTGCAGCTAACATGTTAACTAACTCTGATTCTTTCGATCCAAAATGTAAAATGGTAGAGTTAAAAGCTTGTGCTATTAAAGTAGAAAAAATTGAGGAGTAG